A genomic stretch from Desulfolutivibrio sulfodismutans DSM 3696 includes:
- a CDS encoding Com family DNA-binding transcriptional regulator: protein MQEIRCGECGRLLGKGEAIRLSIKCPRCGTVNHVRAASPGTEGHGASKEEHPWPRSLTTETER, encoded by the coding sequence GTGCAGGAGATCAGATGCGGAGAATGCGGGAGGTTGCTGGGTAAGGGGGAGGCGATCCGCCTCTCAATCAAGTGTCCCCGGTGCGGGACCGTGAATCACGTGAGGGCCGCGAGCCCCGGCACAGAAGGCCATGGAGCCTCGAAAGAGGAACATCCATGGCCGAGATCATTGACAACCGAGACAGAGCGTTAA
- a CDS encoding ABC transporter ATP-binding protein encodes MNDALMELRGVSKQYHGPSERIDVLKNVSLTIQAGESMAILGSSGSGKTTLLHVMGALDLPTSGDIFFLGNDMGALQPAQAAKIRNKDIGFVFQFHHLLPEFTTLENVAMPGFIAGLPHAGALSLAADALALVGLDERAGHRVTTLSGGERQRAAIARAVLMRPKLLLADEPTGNLDEHTGSRVGEALSRLNEELGMTLVVVTHNHSLAALMGRRLELHGGELYART; translated from the coding sequence ATGAATGACGCGCTCATGGAGCTTCGCGGGGTGTCCAAGCAATACCATGGACCGTCCGAACGCATCGACGTGCTCAAAAACGTGAGCCTGACCATCCAGGCCGGTGAGTCCATGGCCATTCTGGGCTCGTCGGGCTCGGGCAAAACCACCCTGTTGCATGTCATGGGGGCACTCGATCTTCCCACCTCGGGCGACATTTTTTTTCTCGGCAACGACATGGGCGCGCTGCAACCGGCCCAGGCCGCAAAAATTCGTAACAAAGATATCGGCTTCGTTTTCCAGTTTCACCACCTTTTGCCGGAGTTCACAACCTTGGAAAACGTTGCCATGCCTGGGTTTATAGCAGGGTTACCCCATGCCGGGGCCCTGTCCCTGGCCGCTGACGCCCTGGCGCTCGTGGGGCTTGATGAAAGGGCCGGACACAGGGTAACAACACTGTCCGGGGGAGAGAGGCAGCGGGCGGCCATTGCCAGGGCCGTTCTTATGCGGCCGAAACTGCTTTTGGCCGACGAACCCACCGGCAATCTGGACGAACATACCGGTTCCCGGGTCGGAGAGGCCTTATCGCGCCTCAACGAGGAACTTGGCATGACGTTGGTGGTGGTCACCCACAACCACAGCCTGGCCGCGCTCATGGGCCGAAGGTTGGAACTTCACGGTGGAGAACTCTATGCACGGACTTAA
- a CDS encoding lipoprotein-releasing ABC transporter permease subunit yields MKFELFIALRYLAARRKQSFISVISLISILGVGLGVAALIVVLGVMNGFSTDLRDKILGVNAHMVAGVMGGAMRDYRVNIEKLDALPGILGATPFVYTEVMLSSSGGVKGVILRGIDPATAGEVLSLPRDMVQGQLSDLDAPGSFPGIILGKELAERTGVTVGSAVNILSPSGRQSAAGFTPKVKTFVVRGIFRSGMFEYDTSLAYVNLAASQDLLGFKHDLVTGIELRVDDVYAVDALAQEVREALGGMPVYVRTWIDMNGNLFKALQLEKTAMFIILLMIVLVGSFSIITTLVMLVMEKTKDIAILMSMGATAENIRRVFMLQGAIIGAVGTALGYALGLPVSWALGRYQFIKIPSDVYPMDYLPIRLAASDVLLVGATALAMCFLATLYPARQAARLKPAEALRHE; encoded by the coding sequence ATGAAATTCGAGCTGTTCATCGCCCTGCGCTATCTGGCGGCCCGGCGCAAACAGTCGTTCATCTCGGTCATCTCGCTCATCTCCATCCTGGGGGTGGGCCTGGGGGTGGCCGCCTTGATCGTGGTCCTGGGCGTCATGAACGGGTTCTCCACGGACCTGCGCGACAAGATCCTGGGGGTCAACGCCCACATGGTGGCCGGGGTCATGGGCGGGGCCATGCGCGACTACCGCGTGAACATCGAAAAGCTGGACGCCCTCCCGGGCATCCTGGGAGCCACCCCGTTCGTGTACACGGAGGTGATGCTCAGCAGTTCCGGCGGGGTCAAAGGCGTGATCCTGCGCGGCATCGACCCGGCCACGGCCGGAGAGGTCTTGAGCCTGCCCAGGGACATGGTGCAGGGCCAGTTGTCCGACCTGGACGCCCCCGGATCGTTCCCGGGCATCATCCTGGGCAAGGAGCTGGCCGAGCGCACCGGGGTCACGGTGGGCAGCGCCGTGAACATCCTGTCGCCCTCGGGACGGCAGTCCGCCGCCGGGTTCACCCCCAAGGTCAAGACCTTCGTGGTGCGCGGCATCTTCCGCTCCGGCATGTTCGAATACGACACCTCCCTGGCCTACGTGAATCTGGCCGCGTCCCAGGATCTTCTGGGCTTCAAGCACGACCTGGTCACGGGCATCGAGCTTCGGGTGGACGACGTCTACGCCGTGGACGCCCTGGCGCAGGAGGTGCGCGAGGCCCTGGGGGGCATGCCGGTCTACGTGCGCACCTGGATCGACATGAACGGCAATCTTTTCAAGGCCCTGCAACTGGAAAAGACGGCCATGTTCATCATCTTGCTCATGATCGTCCTGGTGGGATCGTTTAGCATCATCACCACCCTGGTCATGCTGGTCATGGAAAAAACCAAGGACATCGCCATCCTCATGTCCATGGGGGCCACGGCCGAGAACATCCGCCGGGTGTTCATGCTCCAGGGGGCCATCATCGGCGCGGTGGGCACGGCCCTGGGCTACGCCCTGGGGCTGCCCGTGAGCTGGGCCCTTGGCCGCTACCAGTTCATCAAGATTCCAAGCGACGTCTACCCCATGGATTACCTGCCCATCCGGCTGGCCGCAAGCGATGTGCTCCTGGTGGGGGCCACGGCCCTGGCCATGTGCTTTCTGGCCACCCTGTATCCGGCCCGCCAGGCCGCCAGGCTCAAGCCTGCGGAGGCGTTGCGCCATGAATGA
- a CDS encoding LamG-like jellyroll fold domain-containing protein, with amino-acid sequence MTRFRTRAVAYWGDLPGVVRDVNALTGAVSAHVQGALAAGGSGITAASATSLMVGTGARTLTISTGKGLVAGQYVVLWTEAGQAGMLGRVTAYNTVTGSLTVDVADTVGAGTYAVWAVFVVPLVAAQVDLSGGHFTAAPVSVGGVARRLRDDVGQFVGVVPPAFQIFAPDLALPGTVAFSRASSAWRLGAAGSLREAAVGVPRFDYDASGNLLGLRIEGAATRLNTIAAAPTAPENVSVSAVAYTVSYYGGGSLTLSGAYSGAIPPIEGIGYNVRRSLTFTPTAGTLTLAPSGTVQHLQVEAGPFATSPILGEGSAVARAADVATVALSDIDFNAAEGTIYCEFRVAGVSVPQRIFYLDNNGNTNVLSLFVSASNKITMAVNSGGTAVVYTEASLTVAVNTVYRAAFSFRNNNYQLVVNGGQAVSDTSGAMPSPLSTLRVGHTLGGVQPMCGALRHFTYFPRALTAAQLRAITL; translated from the coding sequence ATGACACGTTTTCGCACGCGCGCCGTCGCGTATTGGGGCGATCTTCCCGGTGTCGTGCGCGACGTCAACGCCCTGACCGGGGCCGTCTCGGCCCACGTGCAAGGTGCCCTGGCCGCCGGGGGCTCCGGTATCACGGCCGCGTCCGCCACCTCGCTTATGGTGGGGACGGGGGCCAGGACATTGACGATTAGCACAGGCAAGGGGCTCGTTGCGGGGCAATACGTGGTGCTGTGGACCGAGGCGGGACAGGCGGGGATGCTCGGCCGGGTCACGGCGTACAATACGGTAACCGGCAGCCTGACGGTCGATGTGGCCGACACGGTCGGGGCTGGGACGTACGCCGTTTGGGCCGTATTTGTTGTGCCCCTTGTGGCGGCCCAGGTCGACCTGTCGGGCGGGCATTTCACGGCCGCGCCGGTTTCCGTAGGGGGGGTGGCCCGCCGTCTGCGCGATGACGTGGGCCAGTTTGTGGGCGTCGTCCCTCCCGCTTTCCAGATTTTCGCGCCGGATCTGGCCCTTCCGGGCACGGTGGCGTTCTCCCGGGCCTCGTCGGCCTGGCGTCTGGGTGCGGCCGGAAGCCTGCGCGAAGCGGCCGTGGGCGTGCCGCGCTTCGATTACGACGCATCGGGCAATCTGCTCGGCCTGCGCATCGAAGGCGCGGCCACGCGCTTAAACACCATCGCCGCCGCGCCCACGGCCCCGGAAAACGTCTCGGTCTCGGCCGTGGCGTACACCGTATCGTATTATGGCGGTGGATCGTTAACTTTGTCAGGTGCTTATTCTGGCGCAATACCTCCCATTGAAGGAATAGGCTACAATGTTCGGCGCAGTCTGACATTCACGCCCACGGCCGGGACGTTGACGCTGGCCCCCTCCGGGACGGTGCAACACCTCCAGGTGGAGGCCGGGCCATTCGCCACCTCGCCGATCCTGGGCGAGGGATCGGCCGTGGCCCGGGCGGCGGACGTGGCGACCGTGGCGCTGTCCGACATCGATTTCAACGCGGCAGAGGGGACGATTTATTGTGAGTTTCGTGTTGCTGGGGTGTCTGTTCCGCAACGGATTTTTTATCTGGATAACAATGGCAATACAAACGTTTTGTCGTTGTTTGTTTCGGCAAGCAATAAAATTACAATGGCGGTCAACTCCGGCGGGACAGCCGTGGTCTATACAGAGGCATCATTAACTGTTGCTGTAAACACTGTGTATAGGGCGGCATTCTCCTTCCGAAATAATAACTATCAACTCGTTGTAAATGGCGGCCAAGCCGTTTCGGATACATCCGGAGCAATGCCGTCGCCGCTCTCGACATTACGCGTGGGGCATACACTCGGCGGGGTGCAGCCGATGTGTGGAGCTCTACGCCATTTTACATATTTTCCCAGAGCCCTGACCGCCGCGCAACTCCGCGCCATCACGTTGTAA
- the bamA gene encoding outer membrane protein assembly factor BamA — MHGLKSTGRAALYAILAVLAFTLPSHAQSGQSGTKILVLPFAVNTASDQKGIAASLPGILAENLRREGIAVATEKPTGPMDDQTARKLAAAAKATHALYGSVSQIGETLSIDGRLVPASDGAPLSVFAQAKEVMQLEPAAKELAGKVRGLLVTGDAIVDVAVEGNQILDKDVIILKAKTQVGQPYDPKSVNDDLKRLFETGYFDDVQIRLENVPGGKKLVFVVKEKPRIQAIGVIGSGEVDQDKILETMSTKAGSILNLKVLAEDLEKIRELYRKDGFYKTEVNYELEQTDPRIARLNIIVKEPKKLYIREVKIEGVSKVDADELHDELSTSERRFWSWVTGSGVLKEEMLERDAAAIENFYANRGYVDIKVGQPDVEYGDDGITVVFRVNEGDRYKVGKVTFSGDLLMDNDALLQIIKLDQLAEEGAYFDRSVVRDDLNLLTEIYGDLGYAFAQADVDLMKNDAEKSIDVAYTINKGRRVYIRRVQIEGNDKTRDNVIRREMRLADGDLFSGNKVRRSNERLDRLDYFEKVDIETVPTENPTEVDLKVKVKDKNTGAFSLGAGYSTYDSVFFGGSVEERNLFGKGYNAKFQGMLSGTSSRFILSLMNPRFNDTNLTTGISLYNLYKKYDDYSKETVGGKLTFGYPLGEYTLLSWAYRLDRYRIFNTNWYPSSVIANSEGTHWSSSLTAEIDRDTTDSSTRPTKGTKNTLSLEYAGGILQGSDDFIRPTITSNYFHPLPWDLVFHWRGSASVLFNNGGGDIPVFERFYLGGIENVRGYEQNKISPQDPRTGERIGGRAMFFTNIETIYPISKSNGIWGLVFFDAGNSWAEHTDMDWDLYKAVGAGIRWYSPMGLIRVEYGYGLDADRQNLWPHQIGFSMGQSF, encoded by the coding sequence ATGCACGGACTTAAATCCACGGGGCGGGCGGCTCTTTACGCCATTTTGGCAGTTTTGGCCTTCACCCTCCCGTCCCATGCCCAGTCCGGACAATCGGGAACCAAGATTCTTGTTTTGCCGTTTGCGGTCAACACCGCCTCCGACCAGAAGGGGATCGCCGCCAGTCTGCCGGGCATCCTGGCCGAGAATCTGCGTCGGGAAGGCATTGCCGTGGCCACGGAGAAACCCACCGGGCCCATGGATGATCAGACGGCCCGCAAGCTCGCCGCGGCGGCCAAGGCCACCCATGCCCTGTACGGCAGCGTCTCCCAGATCGGCGAGACCTTAAGCATCGACGGCCGTCTGGTCCCCGCCTCCGACGGCGCGCCCCTGTCGGTGTTCGCCCAGGCCAAGGAGGTCATGCAGCTCGAACCCGCCGCCAAGGAATTGGCCGGCAAGGTCCGGGGGCTCCTGGTGACCGGCGACGCCATCGTGGATGTGGCCGTGGAAGGCAACCAGATCCTGGACAAGGATGTCATCATCCTCAAGGCCAAGACCCAGGTGGGCCAGCCCTACGATCCCAAATCCGTCAACGACGATCTCAAACGCCTCTTTGAAACCGGATATTTCGACGACGTGCAGATCCGTCTGGAAAACGTCCCCGGCGGCAAGAAACTGGTCTTCGTGGTCAAGGAAAAACCGCGCATCCAGGCCATCGGGGTCATCGGCTCGGGCGAGGTGGACCAGGACAAGATTCTGGAGACCATGAGCACCAAGGCCGGCTCCATCCTGAACCTCAAGGTTCTGGCCGAGGATCTGGAAAAGATTCGCGAGCTCTACCGCAAGGACGGCTTCTACAAGACCGAGGTCAACTACGAGCTGGAGCAGACCGATCCGCGCATCGCCCGCTTGAACATCATCGTCAAGGAGCCCAAAAAGCTCTACATCCGCGAGGTTAAAATCGAGGGCGTCAGCAAGGTGGACGCCGACGAGCTGCATGACGAGTTGTCCACCTCCGAGCGGCGTTTCTGGTCCTGGGTCACGGGCAGCGGCGTCCTGAAAGAGGAGATGCTCGAGCGCGACGCGGCGGCCATCGAGAATTTCTACGCCAACCGGGGCTATGTGGACATCAAGGTCGGCCAGCCCGATGTGGAATACGGCGACGACGGCATCACGGTCGTGTTCCGGGTCAACGAGGGCGACCGCTACAAGGTCGGCAAGGTGACCTTCAGCGGCGATCTGCTCATGGACAACGACGCCCTGCTGCAGATCATCAAGCTTGACCAACTGGCCGAGGAAGGCGCCTACTTCGACCGCTCCGTTGTCCGCGACGACCTGAACCTGCTTACGGAAATCTACGGCGACCTCGGCTACGCCTTTGCCCAGGCCGACGTGGATCTCATGAAAAACGACGCCGAGAAATCCATCGACGTGGCCTACACGATCAACAAAGGCCGCCGGGTCTACATCCGCCGGGTGCAGATCGAAGGCAACGACAAGACCCGGGACAACGTCATCCGCCGGGAAATGCGCCTGGCCGACGGCGACCTGTTCAGCGGCAACAAGGTCCGTCGCTCCAACGAGCGTCTGGACAGGCTGGACTACTTTGAGAAGGTGGATATCGAGACCGTGCCCACCGAGAACCCCACCGAGGTGGATCTCAAGGTCAAGGTCAAGGACAAAAACACCGGCGCCTTCAGCCTGGGCGCGGGGTATTCGACCTACGACAGCGTGTTCTTCGGCGGGTCCGTCGAGGAGCGCAACCTCTTCGGGAAAGGCTACAACGCCAAGTTCCAGGGTATGTTGAGCGGCACGTCCAGCCGGTTCATCCTGTCGCTCATGAATCCCCGGTTCAACGACACCAACCTGACCACGGGCATCTCCCTGTACAACCTCTATAAAAAGTACGACGACTACAGCAAGGAAACCGTCGGCGGCAAGCTGACCTTCGGCTATCCCCTGGGCGAATACACGCTTCTGTCCTGGGCCTATCGCCTGGATCGCTACCGCATCTTCAACACCAACTGGTATCCCTCCAGCGTCATCGCCAACTCCGAGGGCACCCACTGGAGCAGTTCGCTGACGGCTGAAATCGACCGCGACACCACCGACAGCTCCACCCGCCCCACCAAGGGCACGAAAAACACCCTGTCCCTGGAATACGCCGGCGGCATCCTGCAGGGCAGCGACGACTTCATCCGGCCCACGATCACGTCCAACTACTTCCACCCCCTGCCCTGGGACCTGGTCTTCCATTGGCGCGGCAGCGCGAGCGTCCTGTTCAACAACGGCGGCGGCGACATCCCGGTCTTTGAGCGCTTCTACCTGGGCGGCATCGAGAACGTGCGCGGTTACGAGCAAAACAAGATCTCGCCGCAGGATCCCCGTACCGGAGAGCGTATCGGCGGCCGGGCCATGTTCTTCACCAACATCGAGACCATCTATCCCATCAGCAAGTCCAACGGCATCTGGGGTCTGGTGTTCTTTGACGCCGGTAATTCCTGGGCTGAGCATACGGATATGGACTGGGATCTGTACAAGGCCGTGGGCGCGGGAATCCGCTGGTATTCGCCCATGGGACTTATCCGGGTGGAATACGGCTACGGCCTGGATGCGGATCGCCAAAACCTCTGGCCGCACCAGATTGGCTTCAGCATGGGACAGTCGTTCTAA
- a CDS encoding Mom family adenine methylcarbamoylation protein, with amino-acid sequence MAEIIDNRDRALRRAKRPPHHPPDPGVYDPPTSTDKGFIKGAWAVAGFGGRDFYVAAIPAAMARELVTRHHYSHRVVNNSYVHLGVYFRRNLAGVLSFGYALQPARAGKVVEGTGTTEYLELNRMWLADVCPRNSESMAIAYSFRYIRQVMPWIGWVQSFADERCGRWGVVYQAANFLYVGSHKSQFLFLDCDYYHDLLVTAHRTSGGRSKVIREGLDRALRLTFRQFRYVFFLKPGWRKRLRLPVLPYPKPEDGQN; translated from the coding sequence ATGGCCGAGATCATTGACAACCGAGACAGAGCGTTAAGGCGCGCCAAGCGGCCGCCGCACCATCCCCCAGACCCGGGGGTTTACGATCCGCCCACGTCTACGGACAAGGGGTTTATCAAGGGGGCATGGGCGGTGGCTGGTTTTGGCGGCCGCGATTTCTATGTAGCGGCGATTCCAGCGGCTATGGCGCGTGAGCTGGTCACGCGCCACCACTACTCTCACCGGGTAGTCAATAATTCCTATGTCCACCTCGGCGTTTACTTCCGCCGGAATCTGGCCGGGGTGCTGTCGTTCGGCTATGCGCTACAGCCTGCCCGGGCCGGGAAGGTGGTGGAGGGAACGGGGACCACGGAATATCTGGAGTTGAACCGCATGTGGCTGGCGGACGTCTGCCCCCGCAACTCCGAGAGCATGGCCATCGCCTATTCGTTCCGGTACATCCGGCAGGTCATGCCGTGGATCGGGTGGGTGCAGAGCTTTGCGGATGAACGGTGCGGCCGCTGGGGCGTCGTCTACCAGGCGGCCAATTTCCTCTACGTCGGCAGCCACAAGTCGCAATTTCTCTTTCTGGATTGTGACTATTACCATGACTTGCTGGTGACGGCCCACCGGACGAGCGGAGGGAGGAGCAAGGTTATCCGCGAGGGCCTCGACCGGGCGCTCCGGCTCACCTTCCGCCAGTTCCGGTATGTGTTCTTCCTCAAGCCTGGTTGGCGCAAGCGACTGCGGCTGCCCGTGCTCCCCTACCCGAAGCCGGAGGATGGTCAAAACTAA
- the lysS gene encoding lysine--tRNA ligase, translated as MGTDDRAKRKPFKLPVKSDRVEDFRPLLEALDKGGELNEVLKNRIAKACQLLDEGCEIYPNDFVKSDSLPDILAHYETADETALADLGRSFVVAGRMVSLRSFGKVTFFNLQDASERLQCFASRDDMGADAYTRFKKYDIGDIVGVTGTLFRTKTGELTLHCSEIRLLSKSFRPLPEKYHGLKDVETRYRQRYVDLIVTPKTSEIFRKRTLIVGEMRRFLNERGFLEVETPMMQAVPGGATAKPFETHHNALDMDLYMRIAPELYLKRLVVGGFDRVYEIGRNFRNEGISTQHNPEFTMCEFYWAYARFTDLMDLTEALFARIAEKVCGKTVVDYQGREIDLTPGHWTRMTFHQSLEEIGGLSPEMYLDFDAAKAHVEKNGEKVLKGEKLGKVQAKLFDIFVEPRLIQPHFIYHYPTDISPLSRRNKDNPDITDRFELFIAGREMANAFSELNDPVDQRLRFEEQVREKEAGDDEAHRMDEDYIRALEYGMPPTAGQGIGIDRLVMLLTDQSSIREVILFPLLRPEVSS; from the coding sequence TTGGGTACCGACGACCGCGCCAAGCGCAAGCCATTCAAACTCCCGGTGAAGTCCGACCGGGTGGAAGATTTCCGACCACTGCTTGAGGCCCTCGACAAAGGGGGCGAACTCAACGAAGTGCTCAAAAACCGCATCGCCAAGGCCTGCCAGCTCCTTGACGAAGGCTGTGAGATCTATCCCAACGACTTCGTCAAATCCGACAGCCTGCCGGATATCCTTGCCCATTACGAAACGGCCGACGAAACCGCCCTGGCCGACCTCGGACGCAGCTTCGTGGTCGCCGGACGCATGGTTTCCCTGCGCTCCTTCGGCAAGGTCACCTTTTTCAACCTCCAGGACGCCTCCGAACGGCTCCAGTGTTTCGCCTCCCGCGATGACATGGGCGCCGACGCCTACACCCGGTTCAAGAAATACGACATCGGCGACATCGTGGGCGTGACCGGAACCCTGTTTCGCACCAAGACCGGCGAGCTGACGCTGCACTGTTCGGAAATACGCCTGCTGTCCAAGTCGTTTCGGCCCCTGCCCGAGAAGTATCATGGGTTAAAAGACGTGGAGACACGCTATCGCCAGCGCTATGTGGATCTCATCGTCACCCCCAAGACCTCGGAGATCTTCCGCAAGCGGACCCTGATCGTGGGCGAGATGCGCCGCTTCCTCAACGAGCGCGGTTTTCTCGAGGTGGAGACCCCCATGATGCAGGCCGTCCCCGGCGGGGCCACGGCCAAGCCCTTCGAGACCCACCACAACGCCCTGGACATGGATCTTTACATGCGCATCGCCCCGGAGCTGTATCTGAAGCGCCTGGTGGTGGGCGGCTTCGACCGGGTCTACGAGATCGGGCGCAATTTCCGCAACGAGGGCATCTCCACCCAGCACAACCCCGAATTCACCATGTGTGAGTTCTATTGGGCCTACGCCCGGTTCACGGATCTCATGGACCTGACCGAGGCCCTTTTCGCCCGCATCGCCGAAAAGGTCTGCGGCAAAACGGTCGTCGATTACCAGGGCCGGGAGATCGACCTGACGCCCGGGCACTGGACCCGCATGACCTTCCACCAGTCCCTGGAGGAGATCGGCGGCCTGTCCCCGGAGATGTATTTGGATTTCGACGCGGCCAAGGCCCATGTGGAGAAAAACGGGGAAAAGGTGCTCAAGGGCGAAAAGCTCGGCAAGGTCCAGGCCAAGCTCTTCGACATCTTTGTCGAGCCCAGGCTCATCCAGCCCCATTTCATCTACCACTATCCCACGGACATCTCGCCCCTGTCGCGGCGCAACAAGGACAACCCGGACATCACCGACCGCTTCGAGCTTTTTATCGCCGGGCGGGAGATGGCCAACGCCTTTTCCGAGCTCAACGACCCCGTGGACCAGCGGCTGCGATTCGAAGAGCAGGTGCGCGAGAAAGAGGCCGGCGACGACGAGGCCCACCGCATGGACGAAGATTACATCCGGGCCCTGGAATACGGCATGCCGCCGACCGCCGGACAGGGCATCGGCATCGACCGCCTGGTCATGCTCTTGACCGACCAGTCCTCCATCCGCGAGGTCATCCTGTTTCCGCTGTTGCGCCCCGAGGTCTCCTCCTGA